In the Leptolyngbya sp. FACHB-261 genome, one interval contains:
- a CDS encoding CmpA/NrtA family ABC transporter substrate-binding protein, producing the protein MTKFSRRQFIITTGMTAAGTLLAHGCSSGSSSTAASNATPAVNVAPGDAPEVTTAKLGFIALTDAAPLIIAKEKGLFAKYGMPDVEVVKQASWPVTRDNIVLGSDGGGIDGAHILTPMPYLISTGKVTKGNKVPMYILARLNTDGQCISIANTYKDLKVGTDSSVLKDVFAKSKASGKDIKAAVTFPGGNHDLWMRYWLAAGGIDPDKDISTVPVPPPQMVANMKVGNMEAFCVGEPWNAQLVNQEFGYTALTTGELWNNHPEKAFSMRADWVDKNPKAAKALLMAVQEAQVWCDQMENKEEMCKIVSKREWFKVPDKDIVERAKGTINYGTGKVVENSPHLMKFWAENASYPYKSHDLWFLTEDIRWGYLPADTDTKALVDAVNREDLWKEAAKAIGQEAAIPASSSRGVETFFDGVKFDPADPSAYLKSLKIKKV; encoded by the coding sequence ATGACCAAATTTTCGAGACGGCAGTTCATCATCACCACAGGCATGACCGCAGCCGGTACCCTGTTAGCTCACGGTTGCAGTTCCGGTTCCAGTTCCACCGCTGCTAGTAATGCAACTCCAGCGGTCAATGTGGCTCCTGGTGACGCTCCAGAGGTGACAACCGCCAAACTCGGGTTTATTGCGCTGACCGATGCTGCACCTCTGATCATCGCCAAAGAAAAGGGCCTATTTGCCAAGTATGGCATGCCTGATGTTGAGGTGGTGAAGCAAGCTTCTTGGCCTGTCACCCGAGACAACATTGTGCTCGGTTCTGATGGCGGTGGCATTGATGGGGCTCACATCCTAACTCCTATGCCCTATCTGATTTCTACAGGCAAGGTCACCAAGGGCAATAAAGTGCCGATGTACATTTTGGCCCGTCTCAATACAGATGGTCAGTGTATTTCAATTGCCAATACCTACAAAGACTTAAAAGTTGGCACAGACAGCTCGGTTCTTAAAGATGTCTTTGCCAAGTCCAAAGCTTCTGGTAAAGATATCAAAGCTGCTGTGACTTTCCCTGGCGGAAATCATGACTTGTGGATGCGTTACTGGTTAGCAGCAGGCGGTATTGACCCTGATAAAGACATCTCCACAGTGCCAGTTCCCCCACCTCAAATGGTCGCCAATATGAAGGTTGGCAACATGGAAGCCTTCTGTGTGGGTGAGCCGTGGAATGCGCAATTGGTCAATCAAGAATTTGGTTATACCGCTCTCACAACGGGCGAACTTTGGAACAACCATCCCGAGAAAGCATTTTCCATGCGGGCTGATTGGGTTGATAAAAATCCCAAAGCCGCGAAAGCGCTACTGATGGCTGTGCAAGAAGCCCAAGTCTGGTGTGACCAGATGGAAAACAAGGAGGAGATGTGCAAAATCGTCTCCAAACGGGAATGGTTCAAAGTGCCAGATAAAGACATTGTGGAACGGGCCAAGGGCACCATTAACTACGGCACGGGCAAGGTGGTTGAAAATAGCCCTCACCTGATGAAGTTCTGGGCAGAAAACGCGTCATATCCCTATAAGAGCCACGATCTGTGGTTCTTGACTGAGGATATTCGTTGGGGCTATTTGCCTGCCGATACCGACACCAAAGCCCTAGTGGATGCGGTCAATCGAGAGGACCTCTGGAAAGAGGCGGCCAAAGCAATTGGTCAAGAAGCTGCGATTCCGGCCAGTAGCTCCCGTGGGGTTGAAACCTTCTTTGATGGCGTCAAATTCGATCCTGCCGATCCAAGCGCTTACTTGAAGAGCCTCAAAATCAAAAAGGTTTAG